The following are encoded in a window of Mycobacterium vicinigordonae genomic DNA:
- the eccE gene encoding type VII secretion protein EccE, producing the protein MPRRAARSRDRDAPTEPSELRSTIDIAAQRLLPLPDLLVLQLLVAAGTVTAPLIGFPGWQGSAVGLVAALILVVRLRGTTLPRLVALRTGFSRQRRKRAKKKTLADPFDVPTSDGALVGFRWDGSTLMSLLKIEENPQAMTIMEPGTTVSGETVPVQALVECLQQFDITLDSIDVISQGARSQGHSQVAAVYDAVLGPLPAIAQRNVWIAVRFDPSRCADAVRRRGGGRDGILRAATTATRRVANRLTEGGLRTRVLTAAEIGQATNQLTDGVDLVTVEETWRTCREGRFRLRSFAVTPRMLTTAGLGLLWTIPSYSTTMSLSLRRDDPRGPVAIRGLARFDTHGRARINLRGLTHLRGHQYSALAASLPVPPPPRPIDKWAYSTSTADPVGDFGALCVPASGCGQVIGADEHGRAVALALFGPQIRRVEIAGTLHLAQQVVLRSLALGAHVLVHTRRPAKWRTMVDEVDDHDLLWVADFNRGSMQAGADRNYSVEMFDGVVEQSVRVGVTSIVVVPPESAVTANADVALELLDFDADTVRVSTRAGSSVVTMVATDEEMRYLKASFAAED; encoded by the coding sequence GTGCCGCGTCGTGCAGCAAGGTCCCGGGACCGGGACGCGCCAACAGAACCCAGCGAACTGCGCTCGACGATCGACATCGCCGCGCAGCGCCTTTTGCCGCTGCCTGACCTGTTGGTGCTGCAACTGCTAGTCGCCGCGGGAACGGTGACAGCGCCCTTGATCGGGTTTCCCGGTTGGCAGGGCAGTGCCGTCGGGCTGGTGGCGGCCCTAATTTTGGTTGTCCGGCTGCGCGGCACAACGCTGCCGCGGCTGGTCGCACTGCGCACCGGCTTCTCGCGACAGCGACGTAAGCGAGCCAAGAAGAAAACCTTGGCCGACCCCTTCGACGTACCCACCTCCGACGGCGCTCTGGTCGGTTTCCGTTGGGACGGAAGTACTTTGATGTCGTTGCTGAAGATCGAAGAAAACCCGCAGGCGATGACCATCATGGAGCCGGGCACCACGGTTTCCGGTGAGACCGTGCCCGTGCAGGCACTGGTGGAATGTCTGCAGCAGTTCGACATCACCTTGGACTCCATCGACGTGATCAGCCAGGGCGCCCGGTCGCAGGGACACAGCCAGGTCGCCGCGGTGTACGACGCGGTGCTGGGTCCGCTGCCGGCGATCGCCCAGCGCAATGTATGGATCGCCGTGCGATTCGACCCGTCGCGGTGCGCGGACGCGGTGCGCCGGCGCGGCGGCGGCCGGGACGGGATCTTGCGCGCAGCGACCACTGCGACCCGGCGGGTGGCCAACCGGCTGACCGAAGGCGGCCTGCGCACCCGAGTGCTCACGGCCGCCGAGATCGGCCAGGCCACCAACCAGCTCACCGACGGGGTGGATCTGGTAACCGTCGAGGAGACCTGGCGGACCTGCCGGGAAGGCAGATTCCGGTTGCGCAGCTTCGCCGTCACACCGCGCATGCTGACCACGGCCGGGCTTGGTCTGCTGTGGACCATTCCCAGCTACTCCACCACGATGAGTCTGTCGCTGCGTCGCGACGATCCCCGCGGTCCCGTCGCGATCCGGGGGTTGGCCCGTTTCGACACCCATGGCCGGGCCCGGATCAACCTACGTGGCCTGACGCACTTGAGGGGTCACCAGTATTCGGCGTTGGCCGCGAGCCTGCCGGTGCCGCCTCCACCGCGGCCGATCGACAAGTGGGCCTACTCGACCTCGACCGCGGATCCGGTCGGAGACTTCGGGGCGCTGTGCGTGCCGGCTTCCGGATGCGGTCAGGTCATCGGCGCCGACGAGCACGGTCGCGCGGTGGCCCTGGCCCTGTTCGGTCCGCAGATCCGGCGGGTGGAGATCGCCGGAACCTTGCACCTAGCCCAGCAGGTGGTGCTGCGGTCGCTGGCCCTCGGCGCACACGTGCTGGTGCACACGCGGCGTCCGGCGAAGTGGCGCACCATGGTCGACGAGGTCGACGACCACGATCTGCTGTGGGTCGCCGATTTCAATCGCGGCTCGATGCAGGCCGGCGCCGACCGCAACTACTCGGTGGAGATGTTCGACGGCGTGGTCGAGCAGTCGGTGCGGGTGGGGGTGACCTCAATCGTGGTCGTCCCCCCCGAATCCGCGGTGACAGCCAATGCGGACGTGGCTTTGGAGCTGCTTGACTTCGACGCTGACACGGTCAGGGTGAGCACTCGGGCCGGGTCGTCGGTTGTCACGATGGTGGCGACAGATGAGGAGATGCGTTACCTCAAGGCGTCGTTCGCTGCCGAAGATTGA
- the eccB gene encoding type VII secretion protein EccB — translation MPAQVTTRAQVNGYRFLIRRLEHALIRADSRMIHDPMRGQIRSLLVGLVVAILITGAAGVLAFFKPSPNIGNAQILLSANGGLYVRIGDRLHPVLNLASARLITGKPDAAKSVSDKWLNQLPRGPMVGIIGAPTGIHGGADMRTSLWTVCDAITTPDVSKSVGTASVQTTVVAGDLTLDDDIRRASSAQMLLVRAGDTVYLIFDGVRAVIDPSDSVVVNALHLQNARLRPISGALLNSFPLVPPIGPMIIPGAGSVIPGLPATYPVGAIVKTVDSRGEQLYVVLPNGLQPVSPAAADIIRYSNPAEALSQGAHEVSPAVISHVPIVHTLPLDHYPSVSPQIVDDEPDRVVCMAWERANSAAQATVRVLVGHRLPIPAGAQPVGLATADGNGPGVDSVYVKPGTGEYVQATGGGTDSRAMGQLFYISDAGVRYHIKDLPTAAALGVTGVRNPGDDSEVPQLAPWPVVSLLPAGPELSQEAALVAHDGMGADPRGLKVEPPKS, via the coding sequence ATGCCCGCGCAAGTCACGACGCGCGCGCAAGTCAACGGCTATAGGTTCCTGATTCGCCGGCTCGAGCACGCGCTGATTCGGGCCGACTCCCGAATGATCCACGACCCGATGCGAGGACAGATCCGGTCGTTGCTGGTGGGCCTGGTGGTCGCGATCCTAATCACCGGGGCCGCCGGTGTACTGGCATTCTTCAAGCCTTCGCCGAACATCGGAAACGCGCAGATCCTGCTCAGCGCCAACGGCGGCCTCTATGTGCGCATCGGCGATCGTTTGCACCCGGTACTCAACCTCGCCTCCGCCCGGCTGATCACCGGGAAACCCGACGCCGCAAAGTCAGTCAGCGACAAGTGGCTCAATCAGTTGCCCCGTGGCCCCATGGTGGGCATCATCGGCGCGCCCACCGGTATTCACGGGGGCGCCGACATGCGTACTTCGCTGTGGACGGTGTGCGACGCGATCACCACCCCCGATGTGTCCAAGAGCGTCGGTACGGCCAGCGTGCAGACCACCGTCGTCGCCGGTGATCTGACCCTTGACGACGACATCCGCCGGGCATCTTCGGCGCAGATGTTGCTGGTGCGCGCGGGCGACACCGTTTATCTGATCTTCGACGGCGTGCGCGCGGTGATCGACCCGTCGGACTCGGTCGTGGTCAACGCCCTGCACCTGCAGAACGCGCGGCTGCGGCCCATCTCCGGCGCACTGCTCAACTCGTTTCCGCTGGTGCCGCCGATTGGGCCGATGATCATCCCGGGCGCTGGCAGCGTTATTCCCGGTCTCCCGGCGACCTACCCGGTAGGCGCGATCGTCAAGACCGTCGACTCCCGCGGAGAGCAGCTGTATGTCGTACTTCCCAACGGTTTGCAGCCGGTCTCGCCGGCTGCCGCCGACATCATCCGGTACAGCAACCCCGCCGAAGCCTTGTCGCAAGGGGCCCACGAGGTATCACCGGCGGTGATCAGCCACGTTCCGATCGTGCACACCCTGCCGTTGGACCACTATCCGAGCGTGTCCCCACAAATCGTCGACGACGAGCCCGATCGGGTGGTGTGCATGGCGTGGGAGCGGGCAAACTCAGCCGCGCAAGCAACTGTGCGGGTGCTGGTCGGGCACCGGCTGCCGATCCCGGCCGGGGCGCAGCCAGTGGGCCTGGCCACCGCCGACGGCAACGGACCGGGCGTCGATTCGGTGTACGTCAAACCGGGCACCGGGGAATACGTCCAAGCCACCGGCGGAGGCACGGACAGCCGCGCGATGGGCCAACTCTTCTACATCTCCGACGCCGGAGTGCGCTACCACATCAAGGACCTGCCCACCGCGGCGGCTCTGGGAGTCACCGGCGTGCGCAATCCCGGCGACGACAGCGAGGTGCCGCAACTGGCTCCCTGGCCGGTCGTTTCGCTGCTGCCGGCGGGACCGGAACTGTCCCAGGAGGCGGCGCTGGTCGCGCACGACGGGATGGGCGCCGACCCGCGCGGGTTGAAGGTCGAGCCGCCGAAGTCCTGA
- a CDS encoding FHA domain-containing protein → MPTLVVRLGDDEHVVDPTAGVAVIGRDASATIRLPDERISRWHVRLEPHHDGWHAIDTSTNGMYLDGVRRSSVQISAPTTLHLANAEGFPVTLTPGAAPDTSRDVTGVIDLPEADEDEWWEADVDPGVARAGQAVAARRSELDITQRGLAKDKIINAGTLIAFEKGRSWPRRGTLAKLEKALQWSPGTIARIRSGSAVIPIAGTVTAPTTAPSKLPGAGEESTEVLTDTVRAPLMAEAVELAMHTISTAISDLPDPSEPAFTPKVTKILADLRKLENVAATAARNAKGTPSVVLALSSVRRAYNDIMARAAKSPAATLGQRLYGARHRAELSLDEAAAAAGLPASFLADAEAERPIPEDVAAALNTLIGQLSIS, encoded by the coding sequence GTGCCGACCCTGGTCGTCCGCCTCGGTGACGACGAACACGTCGTGGATCCGACGGCCGGTGTGGCCGTCATCGGTCGCGACGCGTCGGCCACCATCCGGCTCCCCGACGAGCGCATCTCGCGTTGGCATGTGCGCCTGGAGCCACACCACGACGGGTGGCACGCCATCGACACCAGTACCAACGGCATGTACCTGGATGGCGTACGGCGTAGCTCGGTGCAAATTTCAGCGCCCACCACCCTTCATTTGGCCAACGCCGAAGGATTTCCGGTCACCCTTACGCCGGGTGCCGCCCCGGACACTTCCCGAGACGTCACCGGCGTGATCGATTTGCCCGAGGCCGACGAGGACGAGTGGTGGGAGGCCGACGTCGACCCTGGTGTTGCGCGTGCGGGTCAGGCGGTCGCCGCCCGGCGAAGCGAACTCGACATCACCCAGCGCGGCCTGGCCAAAGACAAGATCATCAACGCCGGCACCCTGATCGCCTTCGAGAAGGGCCGCAGCTGGCCGCGCCGTGGCACGTTGGCCAAGCTGGAAAAGGCATTGCAGTGGAGCCCGGGCACCATCGCCCGCATCCGCAGCGGGTCCGCGGTTATCCCGATCGCGGGGACGGTCACCGCCCCTACGACGGCACCCAGCAAACTTCCCGGAGCCGGCGAGGAATCCACCGAAGTCCTGACCGACACGGTCCGGGCGCCGCTGATGGCCGAAGCTGTCGAACTGGCCATGCACACCATCAGCACGGCAATATCCGATCTGCCCGACCCGAGCGAACCGGCGTTCACCCCGAAGGTCACCAAGATCCTCGCCGACCTGCGCAAGCTCGAGAATGTGGCAGCCACCGCGGCCCGCAACGCCAAGGGCACCCCATCGGTGGTGTTGGCGCTGAGCAGTGTTCGCCGGGCCTACAACGACATCATGGCCCGGGCCGCCAAATCACCGGCTGCGACGCTGGGCCAGCGGTTGTACGGCGCGCGGCACCGCGCTGAACTCAGCCTCGACGAGGCCGCCGCGGCGGCGGGCCTGCCTGCGAGCTTTCTGGCAGACGCCGAAGCGGAACGTCCCATCCCCGAAGACGTTGCCGCGGCACTCAACACACTGATCGGGCAACTGTCGATCAGCTGA
- a CDS encoding DUF5336 domain-containing protein gives MAYPSGPSGTSSGGYYGDYSQWAAEPDSAGKDTQRRLTLAVAVLGLASYLVSFGPMLAVGGIDWDVRFAVLAGLLAVFGLLPRQTPASKVIAALAAIGFLDALSRAIVVPDGVEPGWAMWVVVVLNALQTVIAVAALLNQPAEADPQQAWYAAYAEQYAQAAAQYYGQYQQEQHAETRYESGTAHAQQTQQVSASEPGRAAAFQSASYAEFIGDQAPASAPAPGAQTAAPAAGVPSAGHAPSPAQQQTVAFETPYRGSSQ, from the coding sequence ATGGCCTATCCCTCAGGCCCGTCGGGCACGTCGTCCGGCGGTTACTACGGCGACTATTCGCAGTGGGCCGCCGAACCGGACTCCGCGGGCAAGGACACGCAGCGCCGCTTGACACTGGCCGTCGCGGTTCTGGGCCTGGCCTCCTACCTGGTGAGTTTCGGGCCGATGCTCGCCGTCGGCGGCATCGATTGGGATGTTCGGTTCGCGGTGCTGGCGGGTCTGCTTGCGGTGTTCGGGCTGCTGCCCCGCCAGACGCCGGCGAGCAAGGTCATCGCTGCGCTGGCCGCGATCGGGTTCCTGGACGCCTTATCCAGAGCGATCGTCGTTCCCGACGGTGTTGAGCCCGGATGGGCGATGTGGGTCGTCGTCGTACTCAACGCGCTGCAGACGGTGATCGCCGTAGCGGCTTTGCTGAACCAGCCGGCCGAAGCCGACCCACAGCAGGCGTGGTACGCCGCCTATGCCGAACAGTATGCGCAGGCCGCCGCGCAGTATTACGGCCAGTACCAGCAGGAACAGCACGCCGAAACCCGATACGAGAGCGGTACCGCGCACGCCCAGCAGACCCAACAGGTCTCGGCATCGGAGCCCGGGCGTGCCGCCGCCTTTCAGAGCGCCAGCTACGCGGAATTCATCGGCGACCAAGCTCCCGCAAGCGCCCCGGCGCCTGGGGCGCAAACCGCGGCGCCCGCCGCCGGGGTGCCCAGCGCCGGCCATGCCCCATCTCCGGCCCAGCAGCAGACCGTGGCATTCGAGACGCCTTATCGGGGCTCGTCGCAGTAG
- the eccD gene encoding type VII secretion integral membrane protein EccD, producing the protein MTLPPSLSELDAESEAEPTLSRVTLVVGDLRLDFGLPANASISAFIDDVIDIANEQMAAHPPPDAGLEQVVFDTTEGKWTLARLGDEAIDPSRSLGEANIYDGELLTIREIDQPARPMLFDDVQDTPGESTSSVLSWVSRDARLIACFGVGLAATVTAAFLLSRHAGEVYVPATALGIGTLAVVVACVIAHRSNGARRSEWIAAVATPLLFGGALYVVPDGYGIKSLPMALALTGLASLLVLLVSGRGRVLHTAVIALAVIGGAAAVAGLLWNPPPRATGAVLATVSVIVVYMSPRVTILLAKLPVPRVPTAGEPLDDIETQGGTTVEGVNAVGKQVIPTEEGMTVRVRRAGQYLTGVLAAAAITATVGCYLAIDVSGGFYWQGTVFAAAVATVLCLRGRSHHDLTQSATLIGAGLAIALLLIVKTAVGLDNWELTATLSLVALMVLVVACGIVAPRLEFSPVMRRQVEILEYFAIALVFPLCCWIVRLYATFRELRI; encoded by the coding sequence ATGACTCTACCGCCGTCGCTATCGGAATTAGACGCCGAATCCGAGGCCGAGCCCACCCTTAGCCGGGTCACGCTCGTGGTCGGTGACCTGCGGCTCGACTTCGGGTTACCCGCCAACGCCAGCATCAGCGCCTTCATCGACGACGTCATCGACATCGCCAATGAGCAAATGGCCGCGCACCCGCCACCGGATGCTGGACTCGAGCAGGTCGTTTTCGACACCACCGAAGGCAAGTGGACGCTGGCCCGGCTGGGCGACGAGGCGATCGACCCCAGCCGGTCCCTGGGCGAGGCCAACATCTACGACGGCGAACTGCTGACCATCCGCGAGATCGACCAGCCGGCCCGACCGATGCTCTTCGACGACGTACAGGACACTCCCGGGGAGTCCACGTCATCGGTCCTGAGCTGGGTTTCGCGAGACGCACGGTTGATCGCCTGTTTCGGCGTCGGCCTGGCCGCCACTGTCACTGCCGCGTTCCTGCTGTCTCGGCACGCCGGCGAGGTCTACGTGCCGGCCACTGCCCTCGGTATCGGTACCCTGGCGGTAGTCGTCGCTTGCGTGATCGCGCATCGCTCGAATGGCGCCCGTCGTTCGGAATGGATTGCGGCGGTGGCCACTCCGCTGTTGTTCGGTGGCGCCCTCTACGTGGTGCCCGACGGCTACGGGATCAAATCACTGCCGATGGCGTTGGCACTGACGGGTTTGGCATCGCTGCTGGTGTTACTAGTCAGCGGTCGCGGGCGGGTACTGCACACCGCGGTGATCGCGCTGGCGGTGATCGGCGGCGCAGCCGCGGTGGCCGGCCTGCTGTGGAACCCACCGCCACGCGCCACCGGCGCGGTGTTGGCAACGGTCTCTGTGATCGTCGTCTACATGTCACCGCGGGTGACGATCCTGCTGGCCAAGTTGCCCGTCCCGCGAGTCCCCACGGCCGGGGAGCCACTCGACGACATTGAAACCCAGGGCGGCACCACCGTCGAGGGCGTCAATGCCGTCGGCAAGCAGGTGATCCCTACCGAGGAGGGCATGACCGTCCGGGTTCGGCGGGCCGGCCAGTATCTGACCGGCGTGTTGGCCGCCGCCGCGATCACCGCGACGGTCGGCTGTTACCTAGCCATTGATGTCAGCGGCGGGTTCTATTGGCAGGGAACGGTTTTCGCGGCTGCGGTGGCGACCGTGCTGTGCCTGCGCGGCCGCAGCCACCACGACCTCACGCAGTCCGCCACGTTGATCGGCGCCGGGTTGGCGATCGCGCTGCTGCTGATCGTCAAAACGGCTGTCGGTCTGGACAATTGGGAACTCACTGCGACTCTGTCGTTGGTGGCTCTGATGGTGCTGGTGGTCGCCTGCGGGATCGTCGCCCCCCGGTTGGAGTTCTCTCCGGTGATGCGCCGTCAGGTCGAGATCCTGGAATACTTTGCGATCGCGTTAGTTTTCCCGCTGTGCTGCTGGATCGTGCGCCTGTACGCGACATTCCGCGAGCTTCGGATCTGA
- the eccCa gene encoding type VII secretion protein EccCa, which yields MSTQGFVRRTRVSPPRMPGGEVNLQAPPEVPRVIPGNLLTKLLPFVMIVAVVGMIALMVTVGGRDLTKNPMFLIFPMMMIMSMAGMFMGGGGRTGKAAAELNEERKDYFSYLANLRDDADLTGEGQRTALEWSHPDPRALADVVDSRRMWERRTTDGDWCHVRVGVGTHRLATRLLAPETGPPEDLEPVSTVALRRFVKTHSVVHALPTAVSLRAFPAITFEGDRKLARQLVRSMVLELCAFHGPDQVQVAVVTANPDGENWSWVKWLPHAQHATARDGMGTLRMLFPSLELLERSLATDLGERGRFTRNAEPTKGLKQLVVVIDDGYITGSERLVTDAGLDSVVLLDLNGSDAAANRRGLALVVEADAEGEHVGARTAVGVERFATPDTITVAEAEATARRIGRFRLASAAHMVNLEADARATDPGLMALLKIPDAAEIVPEQVWRKRSPRERLRVPIGYTPNGQPLELDIKESAESGMGPHGLCIGATGSGKSEFLRTLVLSMITSHSPDVLNMVLVDFKGGATFLGLEGVPHIAAIITNLEDELVLVDRMRDALAGELNRRQELLRAAGNFPNVNEYERARANGAELDPLPALFIIVDEFSELLSQKPDFAELFVMIGRLGRSLHVHLLLASQRLEEGKIRGLESHLSYRIGLKTFSAGESRSVLGVPDAYHLPSVPGSAFLKCDASEPIRFNTCYVSGDYVRPRRAAQSGRSRQLGALAPKLFTATPVRKDAVAVNPTADADVQSGASSSVMSSQTSPPTKTTLLDVVVSRLRGHGRPAHEVWLPPLDESPAVNLLLPNTNWAAPENLDGRLWLPMGVVDRPYDQRRDVLMVDLSGAQGNVAVVGGPQSGKSTALRTLIMSAAATHTPEQVQFFCLDFGGGTLTSLVNLPHVGGVAGRMDADGIRRTVAEVAGVLRAREVRFRDLGIESMRDFRARKAHLATLPPEVAAQDPLSQDKFGDLFLVIDGWASIRSDFEMLEPTLNSLAVQGLSYGVHLVISATRWMEMRAAVKDMLGTRIELKLGDSLDSDVGRKFNELIPVGRPGRGISHERLHILIALPRLDSSSGVEDLPDGVSGAVSAMRAHYGNRQAPRVRMLPHNVDRDAVIRAARAARMLGPARVAVGINESELRPVVLDFDAQPHLVTFGEAECGKTGLLRNIATGLMENATAEQCKIVLVDYRRSMLGVVDNEYLGGYATAAQSCTELLTALASTLRDRLPPADITQQQLKERSWWSGPDIFVMIDDYDLVATGSMSSPLSPLVEFLPQARDIGLRVVVARRIGGAGRAMMDQFIGRLKDLSCNALVMSGTKDEGALFGYKATEMPPGRGMLVSRTTKSGVIQLSRMPEL from the coding sequence TTGAGTACGCAGGGCTTTGTGCGCCGCACGCGGGTGTCGCCGCCACGCATGCCGGGTGGCGAAGTGAACCTACAGGCGCCACCAGAGGTACCGCGGGTGATCCCCGGCAACCTCCTGACGAAGTTGCTGCCGTTCGTCATGATCGTCGCAGTCGTCGGGATGATTGCGCTGATGGTGACGGTCGGGGGCCGAGACCTGACGAAGAATCCGATGTTCCTGATCTTCCCGATGATGATGATCATGTCGATGGCCGGCATGTTCATGGGCGGCGGCGGGCGGACCGGCAAGGCAGCCGCCGAACTCAACGAGGAGCGCAAGGACTACTTCAGCTACTTGGCGAACTTGCGTGACGACGCCGACCTGACCGGCGAGGGACAACGCACCGCGCTGGAGTGGAGCCATCCGGACCCGCGGGCACTGGCTGATGTCGTCGACAGCCGCCGGATGTGGGAGCGCCGCACCACCGACGGTGACTGGTGCCATGTCCGGGTCGGCGTCGGCACCCACCGGTTGGCGACCCGGCTGCTGGCACCCGAGACCGGCCCGCCTGAGGATCTGGAGCCGGTATCGACGGTGGCGCTGCGGCGGTTCGTCAAGACCCACTCGGTGGTGCACGCACTGCCTACCGCAGTGTCGCTGCGGGCATTCCCCGCTATCACCTTCGAGGGTGACCGCAAGTTGGCCCGGCAGCTGGTGCGTTCGATGGTGTTGGAGCTGTGCGCGTTCCATGGACCCGACCAGGTCCAGGTCGCGGTGGTCACCGCCAACCCCGACGGGGAAAACTGGAGCTGGGTCAAGTGGTTGCCGCACGCACAGCACGCGACCGCCCGCGACGGCATGGGCACGCTGCGCATGCTGTTTCCCAGCCTGGAGCTGCTGGAGCGGTCTTTGGCCACTGATCTGGGGGAGCGGGGCCGGTTCACCCGCAACGCCGAGCCGACAAAGGGTCTCAAACAGCTCGTGGTGGTCATCGACGACGGCTATATCACCGGATCCGAGCGCCTGGTCACCGACGCGGGTTTGGACAGCGTTGTTCTGTTGGACCTCAACGGTTCTGATGCGGCGGCTAACCGACGTGGGCTGGCGTTGGTGGTAGAGGCCGATGCGGAAGGCGAGCACGTCGGCGCGCGCACCGCGGTGGGTGTTGAGCGGTTCGCCACACCCGACACGATCACCGTTGCCGAGGCTGAAGCGACCGCACGTCGCATTGGCCGCTTCCGCTTGGCCAGCGCCGCGCATATGGTCAATTTGGAGGCAGATGCGCGGGCCACCGACCCGGGACTGATGGCGCTGCTCAAGATTCCCGACGCCGCGGAGATCGTGCCCGAGCAGGTGTGGCGGAAACGTTCCCCGCGAGAACGGCTGCGGGTGCCTATCGGTTACACCCCCAACGGCCAGCCACTCGAACTCGACATCAAAGAGTCCGCCGAGTCGGGCATGGGTCCGCACGGGTTATGCATCGGCGCAACCGGTTCTGGCAAGTCGGAGTTCCTGCGCACGCTGGTGCTGTCGATGATCACCTCGCACTCACCCGATGTGCTGAACATGGTGCTGGTCGACTTCAAAGGTGGCGCAACGTTTCTCGGACTCGAGGGAGTGCCCCACATCGCGGCGATCATCACCAACCTCGAAGACGAGCTCGTTCTGGTCGACCGCATGCGCGACGCGCTGGCCGGTGAATTGAATCGCCGCCAGGAGCTGCTGCGCGCGGCCGGCAACTTCCCGAATGTCAACGAGTACGAACGAGCCCGCGCCAACGGCGCGGAACTCGACCCGCTGCCGGCGTTGTTCATCATTGTCGACGAATTCTCCGAATTGCTGTCGCAGAAGCCTGATTTCGCTGAACTGTTTGTGATGATCGGTCGGTTGGGCCGGTCGCTGCACGTGCACCTGCTGCTGGCTTCGCAGCGGTTGGAGGAAGGCAAGATCCGAGGGTTGGAATCGCACCTGTCTTATCGGATCGGTCTCAAGACATTCTCGGCCGGTGAATCGCGCAGCGTGCTCGGCGTCCCGGATGCCTACCACCTGCCCAGTGTTCCGGGTTCGGCCTTCCTGAAATGCGATGCCTCCGAACCCATCAGGTTCAACACCTGCTACGTGTCGGGGGATTACGTGCGCCCGCGGCGGGCCGCCCAGAGCGGCAGGAGTCGCCAACTGGGGGCGTTGGCTCCGAAATTGTTCACCGCCACGCCCGTCCGGAAGGACGCTGTGGCCGTCAATCCGACTGCCGATGCGGACGTGCAGTCCGGCGCATCGTCCTCAGTGATGTCATCCCAGACATCGCCTCCCACTAAGACCACGTTGCTCGATGTGGTGGTGTCGCGGCTGAGGGGACACGGCCGGCCGGCCCACGAGGTGTGGTTGCCGCCGTTGGACGAGAGTCCCGCCGTGAATCTGCTGCTGCCGAATACGAATTGGGCGGCACCGGAGAACCTCGACGGTCGGCTGTGGCTACCGATGGGGGTGGTCGACCGTCCCTACGATCAGCGTCGCGATGTGCTGATGGTCGACTTGTCCGGAGCGCAGGGCAACGTGGCGGTGGTCGGCGGCCCGCAGTCGGGCAAATCGACGGCGCTGCGCACACTGATCATGTCGGCGGCCGCCACCCACACCCCCGAGCAAGTGCAGTTTTTCTGTCTGGACTTCGGTGGCGGCACTTTGACCAGCCTGGTCAATCTGCCGCACGTAGGCGGGGTGGCGGGCCGGATGGACGCCGACGGCATCCGACGTACCGTGGCCGAGGTGGCCGGGGTGCTGCGGGCACGCGAAGTCCGATTCCGTGACCTGGGCATCGAGTCGATGCGTGACTTCCGGGCACGCAAGGCGCATCTGGCAACGCTGCCGCCCGAGGTTGCCGCTCAGGATCCGTTGAGTCAGGACAAGTTCGGTGACCTCTTCCTGGTTATCGACGGCTGGGCCTCGATTCGCAGTGACTTCGAAATGCTTGAACCCACCTTGAATTCACTTGCAGTGCAGGGTCTTTCGTATGGTGTGCATCTGGTTATCTCAGCGACTCGCTGGATGGAGATGCGCGCCGCGGTCAAGGACATGCTCGGCACCCGCATCGAATTGAAATTGGGTGATTCCCTCGATAGCGACGTTGGACGCAAGTTCAACGAGTTGATCCCCGTGGGCCGGCCCGGTCGTGGTATCAGTCATGAACGGCTGCATATCCTGATTGCGCTGCCGCGGCTGGACTCCAGCTCGGGGGTCGAGGATCTACCCGACGGTGTTTCGGGCGCGGTCAGTGCGATGCGCGCGCATTACGGTAACCGGCAAGCGCCACGGGTGCGCATGCTGCCGCACAACGTGGACCGCGACGCGGTGATCCGGGCGGCCCGCGCTGCCCGGATGTTGGGTCCCGCGCGCGTGGCCGTTGGCATAAACGAATCCGAATTGCGGCCCGTGGTACTGGATTTCGACGCCCAGCCACACCTGGTGACCTTCGGCGAGGCCGAATGCGGCAAGACCGGTCTGCTGCGCAACATCGCCACCGGGCTGATGGAGAACGCCACGGCCGAGCAATGCAAGATCGTCCTGGTCGACTACCGCCGCTCGATGCTTGGCGTCGTCGACAACGAATACCTGGGTGGATACGCCACAGCGGCACAGTCCTGTACCGAGCTGCTGACCGCGCTGGCCAGCACATTGCGAGATCGGCTGCCGCCCGCCGATATCACCCAACAGCAGCTCAAAGAGCGATCATGGTGGTCGGGTCCGGACATCTTCGTGATGATCGACGACTACGACCTCGTGGCTACCGGCTCGATGAGTAGCCCGCTGAGCCCGCTGGTCGAATTCCTGCCGCAAGCGCGTGACATCGGCCTGCGAGTTGTCGTCGCGCGCCGCATCGGGGGCGCTGGACGCGCCATGATGGACCAGTTCATCGGACGGTTGAAGGACCTGTCCTGCAACGCTTTGGTGATGAGCGGAACCAAGGACGAAGGTGCGCTCTTCGGCTACAAGGCGACCGAAATGCCGCCGGGCCGGGGAATGCTGGTCTCGCGGACAACCAAGAGCGGCGTCATCCAACTGTCGAGAATGCCTGAACTGTGA